A part of Quatrionicoccus australiensis genomic DNA contains:
- a CDS encoding efflux RND transporter permease subunit encodes MTRFFINRPIFASVISIIIVIAGLVAAQVLPIAQYPQIAPPTVLISATYPGASAETLAKTVAAPIEEQLNGVENLSYFTSSASANGSVTITATFEVGTNVDMASVNVNNRVKAAEPRLPEEVRRNGVIVQKRSNDILQVVALDSEKGKYNTLFLSNYASLNIVDELKRVKGVGDVTIFGAQDYSMRVWLKPDRMAQLGLTTTDVSNAIKAQNAQNAAGKIGQEPAPSDQQLVYTVTAKGRLLTPEEFGNIVIRASGPSGALRLKDIARIELGAYSYDQTVSLDGQPTIAMGVFLQTGANALEVAERVRSKMDELKVKFPEGMGYVIPFDTTRFVSASINEVVHTLIEAMVLVLAVVYLFLQSWRATLIPMVAVPISLIGTFAGLWIFGFSINTLTLFAMVLAIGIVVDDAIVVLENVERLMAEEKLSPKDASIKAMQEVSGALVAIVLVLVSVFVPVAFLGGIAGQLYKQFAVTVAVSVVLSGVVALTLTPALCALLLKAQHTESKLFAPFNRLFERFTRSYTSTVSLTLKHGIIGGVLFVLVIGVVAFFFRIIPGSFVPAEDQGYLISALMLPDGATLKRTQVTGEKMRQMVANDPAVKHTFVVSGFDLIGGGNKPNAGTIFIPLKDWSERDAKAQDLAGKFMGMGMMQADGLALVFNPPPIMGLGTAGGFEVYVQNRVDGDTKKLNEVVQGFMAELQKHPEFTRVSTFFRPTVPQLFVEVDEPKALALGIPLADIYSTLQSTMGALYVNDFNKSGRVYRVQLQAEANYRMKPDDLGKVYVRSSTSNAMIPLSAISTIKRIVGPEQVERFNGFVAAKVMGDSKPGISSGDAIKIVEEVAAASLPSGYEISWTGQAFQEKRSSGSSLYAFGFAIIMVFLILAAQYEKWSLPLAVIMAVPFALMGALTAIWLRGMPNDIYFQIGLVVLIGLASKNAILIVEFAAQKYAEGMNVVDAALEAARLRLRPIVMTSLAFVLGVFPLVKASGAGAAARQSMGTGVFAGMIAATFIATIFIPLFFMWLERGKQALPAGHDHAAHAEEN; translated from the coding sequence ATGACCAGATTCTTCATCAACCGGCCGATCTTCGCGTCGGTCATTTCGATCATCATCGTCATCGCCGGGCTGGTTGCCGCGCAGGTATTGCCGATTGCGCAATACCCGCAGATCGCCCCGCCGACCGTGCTGATCTCCGCCACCTATCCGGGTGCTTCCGCCGAAACCCTGGCCAAGACGGTCGCCGCACCGATCGAGGAACAGTTGAACGGGGTCGAGAACCTGTCCTACTTCACCTCGTCGGCCTCGGCCAACGGCTCGGTGACGATTACCGCGACCTTTGAAGTCGGCACCAATGTCGACATGGCCTCGGTTAACGTCAATAACCGCGTCAAGGCGGCCGAACCGCGCCTGCCGGAAGAAGTCCGGCGCAACGGCGTGATCGTCCAGAAGCGTTCGAACGACATCCTGCAAGTGGTCGCACTCGACTCCGAAAAGGGCAAGTACAACACCTTGTTCCTGTCCAACTACGCCAGCCTGAACATCGTTGACGAGTTGAAGCGGGTCAAGGGGGTCGGCGACGTCACCATCTTCGGCGCCCAGGACTACTCGATGCGCGTCTGGCTGAAGCCGGACCGCATGGCCCAGCTCGGCCTGACCACGACCGACGTCTCGAACGCAATCAAGGCCCAGAACGCCCAGAACGCGGCCGGCAAGATCGGCCAGGAACCGGCGCCGTCCGACCAGCAACTGGTCTACACGGTGACCGCCAAGGGCCGCCTGCTGACGCCGGAAGAGTTCGGCAACATCGTCATCCGCGCCAGCGGCCCGAGCGGCGCGCTGCGTCTCAAGGACATCGCCCGCATCGAACTCGGCGCCTACAGCTACGACCAGACAGTCAGCCTGGACGGCCAGCCGACCATCGCCATGGGCGTTTTCCTGCAAACCGGCGCCAATGCCCTGGAAGTTGCCGAGCGCGTCCGCAGCAAGATGGACGAGCTCAAGGTCAAGTTCCCGGAAGGCATGGGCTACGTCATCCCGTTCGACACGACGCGCTTCGTCTCGGCCTCGATCAACGAGGTCGTGCATACCCTGATCGAAGCCATGGTGCTGGTGCTGGCCGTGGTCTATCTCTTCCTGCAGAGCTGGCGCGCGACGCTGATCCCCATGGTCGCCGTGCCGATCTCGCTGATCGGCACCTTTGCCGGCCTGTGGATTTTCGGTTTCTCGATCAACACCCTGACCCTGTTCGCGATGGTGCTGGCAATCGGTATCGTGGTTGACGATGCGATCGTCGTGCTCGAGAACGTCGAGCGCCTGATGGCCGAGGAAAAACTCTCGCCCAAGGATGCCTCGATCAAGGCCATGCAGGAGGTTTCCGGCGCGCTGGTCGCCATCGTGCTGGTGCTGGTCTCGGTCTTCGTCCCGGTCGCCTTCCTGGGCGGCATCGCCGGCCAGCTTTACAAGCAGTTCGCCGTCACCGTCGCCGTTTCCGTGGTGCTCTCCGGGGTCGTCGCACTGACCCTGACGCCGGCGCTGTGCGCCCTGCTGCTCAAGGCCCAGCACACCGAAAGCAAGCTGTTCGCCCCGTTCAACCGCCTGTTCGAGCGCTTCACCCGCTCCTACACCAGCACCGTCAGCCTGACGCTGAAGCACGGCATCATCGGCGGCGTCCTCTTCGTCCTGGTGATCGGCGTGGTTGCTTTCTTCTTCCGCATCATTCCCGGCAGTTTCGTGCCGGCCGAAGACCAGGGCTACCTTATTTCGGCGCTGATGCTGCCCGATGGCGCAACCCTGAAGCGCACCCAGGTCACCGGCGAAAAGATGCGCCAGATGGTTGCCAACGACCCGGCCGTCAAGCATACCTTCGTCGTCTCCGGCTTCGACCTGATCGGCGGCGGCAACAAGCCCAACGCCGGTACCATCTTCATCCCCTTGAAGGACTGGTCGGAACGCGATGCCAAGGCACAGGATCTGGCCGGCAAGTTCATGGGCATGGGCATGATGCAGGCCGACGGCCTGGCGCTGGTCTTCAACCCGCCCCCGATCATGGGCTTGGGCACGGCTGGCGGCTTCGAGGTCTATGTCCAGAACCGCGTCGACGGTGACACCAAGAAGCTCAATGAGGTTGTCCAGGGTTTCATGGCCGAACTGCAGAAGCACCCGGAATTCACCCGCGTCAGCACCTTCTTCCGTCCGACCGTGCCGCAACTGTTCGTCGAAGTCGACGAACCGAAGGCGCTCGCGCTGGGCATTCCGCTCGCCGACATCTACAGCACGCTGCAAAGCACGATGGGCGCGCTCTACGTCAATGACTTCAACAAGTCCGGCCGTGTCTATCGTGTCCAGCTCCAGGCCGAAGCCAATTACCGCATGAAGCCGGACGATCTCGGCAAGGTCTATGTCCGCAGCAGCACCAGCAACGCGATGATTCCGCTGTCCGCGATCAGCACCATCAAGCGCATCGTCGGTCCGGAGCAGGTTGAACGCTTCAACGGCTTCGTTGCCGCCAAGGTCATGGGTGACAGCAAGCCGGGCATCAGCTCGGGCGATGCGATCAAGATCGTCGAGGAAGTGGCAGCCGCCAGCCTGCCGTCGGGCTATGAAATCTCGTGGACCGGCCAGGCCTTCCAGGAAAAGCGCAGCTCCGGCTCTTCGCTGTATGCCTTCGGCTTCGCAATCATCATGGTCTTCCTGATCCTCGCCGCCCAGTATGAAAAGTGGTCGTTGCCGCTCGCCGTCATCATGGCCGTGCCTTTCGCCCTGATGGGGGCACTGACCGCGATCTGGCTGCGCGGCATGCCGAACGACATCTACTTCCAGATCGGCCTCGTCGTGCTGATCGGGCTGGCCTCGAAAAACGCCATCCTGATCGTCGAATTCGCCGCCCAGAAGTACGCCGAAGGCATGAACGTCGTCGATGCGGCACTCGAAGCCGCCCGCCTGCGCTTGCGCCCGATCGTGATGACCTCGCTCGCCTTCGTGCTCGGCGTCTTCCCGCTCGTCAAGGCGAGCGGCGCCGGCGCTGCCGCCCGCCAGTCGATGGGGACCGGTGTGTTCGCCGGGATGATCGCCGCGACTTTCATCGCCACCATTTTCATTCCGCTCTTCTTCATGTGGCTGGAGCGCGGCAAGCAAGCGCTGCCGGCTGGCCATGACCATGCCGCCCACGCGGAGGAAAACTGA
- a CDS encoding autotransporter outer membrane beta-barrel domain-containing protein, which yields MQHPSRIRIPLPMCPPELKLLVALASGCLLLTGTTAHADTASSVSNWNSGIETRFATPLTSGSVNTIFTAYSGTAVPYVMGTFYVGSTGTFTVSLNAGSVGQGLQIIRGSFSPNAAGVPTTALADVLYGTQAGGGVTISNISLSGGQQYTYLQLFQGFTSGTNALLSLSGPGCISLGASNLCLAQYSRLTSPSTLATASRSSMLAAFTQIGERLDNLRYGAANNLSGNLEGSAQGAGESTKSGLWIRFYGTRDQQTAKDAQPGYKGDGWGSIIGLDHEFAPGLTGGIALAYSDTGISYQNELAGNSNSVRSTQISAYGSRNFGNYFIEGVAAYAQQKYDNRRDTKLNGYAYGNFTGEQWGARLNGGLPLRLSGNTVITPQLRLEWNRIRQDGYRESGGDALAVSVAENSVERLRAGIGLQLEHATTIAGINARPYGKLFWQHDFRNQGIDASASFVDGSSSFVTPGQTLDRNTLAIGIGINFFNRKNFSSSLGYHLTTGKSYSTQTAQASARWTF from the coding sequence ATGCAGCACCCATCCCGGATCAGAATCCCCCTGCCCATGTGCCCTCCCGAACTCAAGCTCCTTGTCGCGCTGGCCTCGGGATGCCTCCTCCTGACCGGCACAACGGCACATGCCGATACTGCCAGCAGCGTTTCGAACTGGAACAGCGGCATCGAGACCCGGTTTGCGACCCCGCTCACATCCGGCTCGGTCAACACCATTTTTACCGCCTATTCCGGAACCGCCGTGCCTTATGTCATGGGTACGTTTTACGTTGGCAGCACAGGTACGTTTACGGTCAGCCTCAATGCCGGCAGCGTCGGCCAGGGATTGCAGATCATTCGCGGCAGCTTTTCGCCCAATGCGGCAGGCGTCCCGACAACGGCACTGGCCGACGTGCTCTATGGCACCCAGGCCGGTGGTGGCGTCACGATCAGCAACATCAGCCTGAGTGGTGGACAGCAATACACCTATTTGCAGCTTTTTCAGGGATTCACCAGCGGTACGAATGCACTGCTCTCGCTCAGCGGCCCGGGCTGCATCAGCCTGGGCGCAAGCAACCTTTGCCTGGCGCAATACTCCCGCCTGACCAGCCCATCAACCCTGGCCACAGCCAGCCGAAGCAGCATGCTGGCCGCCTTCACGCAGATCGGGGAACGCCTGGACAACCTCCGCTACGGCGCGGCAAACAACCTCTCGGGCAATCTCGAAGGCTCGGCACAGGGTGCCGGAGAAAGCACAAAAAGCGGCCTGTGGATAAGGTTCTATGGAACCCGGGACCAGCAGACGGCAAAGGACGCTCAACCCGGCTACAAAGGTGACGGCTGGGGCAGCATCATCGGCCTCGACCACGAATTCGCCCCCGGACTAACGGGCGGCATCGCCCTCGCCTACTCGGACACAGGCATTTCTTACCAGAACGAACTGGCTGGCAACAGCAACTCCGTCAGAAGCACGCAAATTTCGGCGTATGGCAGCAGAAACTTCGGCAACTACTTCATTGAAGGGGTGGCAGCCTACGCGCAGCAGAAATACGACAACCGGCGTGACACCAAACTCAATGGCTATGCCTATGGCAACTTCACCGGCGAGCAATGGGGTGCTCGTCTGAATGGAGGCCTGCCGTTACGCTTGTCAGGCAATACCGTCATCACGCCTCAGCTTCGCCTCGAATGGAACCGGATCAGACAGGACGGCTACAGGGAAAGTGGCGGCGACGCTCTCGCCGTCAGTGTTGCCGAAAACAGCGTCGAGCGACTGCGAGCGGGGATCGGACTCCAACTCGAACACGCCACGACAATCGCAGGCATCAATGCCCGCCCCTATGGCAAGCTGTTCTGGCAGCACGACTTTCGCAACCAGGGAATCGACGCCAGCGCCAGCTTTGTCGACGGCAGTTCGAGCTTTGTCACACCGGGCCAGACACTTGATCGCAACACCCTGGCGATAGGCATCGGTATCAACTTCTTCAACCGGAAGAACTTCTCGTCGAGTCTCGGCTACCACCTGACCACGGGCAAGTCTTACTCGACACAAACAGCTCAAGCCAGCGCCCGCTGGACTTTTTAG
- a CDS encoding efflux RND transporter periplasmic adaptor subunit, whose translation MPLNTQMPHRIAKPLLLPLLVSTALTLAACSGGEAPKGGPGMGPMPVTVLEMQPRSVPNALEVVAQTEGAKEAEVRARVGGILVKQLYQEGQIVKAGQPLFQIDRSTYEIAHVEAKARADQTARELARMKKLIDAQAISRKDFDDANSANELAQAALRQAELNLSWTTVTAPVEGVTGRAAKSVGNLITVGSDSLLTSVYQSDPMWVRFSVSESEAAKLPGGRLTAKTVTGVELVMPDGSTYPIKGKLNFMASTIDPTLGTQQLRAEFANKDNTLLPGQFVRVRLLAGERDDVFVVPQSAVLQTEQGNLVMTADGENKVAPRPIKTGDWYGKDWVVLGGLKAGDKVIIDNLMKLKPGAPVAPHGPGEKPGAPAAAGAPAAAPAKEGAAAAPAKEAAPAPAKQG comes from the coding sequence ATGCCCCTCAACACCCAAATGCCGCACCGCATTGCCAAGCCCTTGCTGCTTCCGCTACTCGTCAGCACTGCCCTGACCCTGGCTGCCTGTTCCGGCGGCGAAGCGCCCAAGGGCGGACCGGGCATGGGGCCGATGCCGGTTACCGTGCTGGAAATGCAGCCGCGCTCAGTACCGAATGCACTGGAAGTCGTCGCCCAGACCGAGGGTGCCAAGGAAGCCGAAGTCCGCGCCCGCGTCGGCGGCATCCTGGTCAAGCAGCTCTACCAGGAAGGCCAGATCGTCAAGGCCGGCCAGCCGCTGTTCCAGATTGACCGCTCGACCTATGAAATTGCCCATGTCGAAGCCAAGGCCCGCGCCGACCAGACCGCACGCGAACTCGCGCGCATGAAGAAACTGATCGATGCCCAGGCGATCAGCCGCAAGGATTTCGACGACGCCAACAGCGCCAATGAACTGGCCCAGGCCGCTTTGCGCCAGGCCGAACTCAATCTTTCCTGGACCACGGTCACGGCGCCGGTCGAAGGCGTCACCGGACGGGCCGCCAAGTCGGTCGGCAACCTGATCACGGTCGGCAGCGACAGCCTGCTCACCTCGGTTTACCAGAGCGATCCGATGTGGGTGCGCTTCAGCGTCTCCGAAAGCGAAGCCGCCAAGCTGCCCGGCGGCCGCCTGACTGCCAAGACGGTGACCGGCGTCGAACTGGTCATGCCGGACGGCAGCACCTATCCGATCAAGGGCAAGCTCAACTTCATGGCCAGCACGATAGACCCGACGCTCGGTACACAACAGTTGCGGGCCGAATTTGCCAACAAGGACAACACCCTGCTGCCCGGCCAGTTCGTGCGCGTCCGCCTGCTCGCCGGCGAACGCGACGATGTCTTCGTGGTGCCGCAGAGCGCCGTGCTGCAAACCGAGCAAGGCAACCTGGTGATGACCGCCGACGGCGAGAACAAGGTGGCACCGCGTCCGATCAAGACCGGTGACTGGTACGGCAAGGACTGGGTCGTGCTGGGCGGTCTCAAGGCCGGCGACAAGGTCATCATCGACAATCTGATGAAGCTCAAGCCGGGCGCGCCGGTTGCACCGCATGGCCCGGGCGAGAAGCCGGGTGCCCCGGCCGCCGCCGGCGCCCCTGCTGCCGCGCCCGCCAAGGAAGGTGCTGCTGCCGCACCGGCCAAGGAAGCCGCACCGGCTCCCGCCAAGCAAGGTTAA
- a CDS encoding efflux transporter outer membrane subunit: MHAFERNLPKIRLGAALTAALLLSGCAVGPDYLRPSYWFPEQHKEAVPEARAEAPINPQWWTLFGDADLNNLEQQALDANQDLQAAIARLERAEAVAREAGADYLPTATLGVNSARNQISGETFSGRNTGQATYNNTRAAASLSYELDLWGRIRRNNEAARADALASRFGRDTVRLTLTGQVANEYLALRSLDAQLEVTKDTLASREKALQIVKARVDAGSAGALEQSQAESARAAAQAQWNQLRRQRAISENQLGLLTGQPGLKIAAANLDKLPLPPTPPVGVPSSLLDARPDVRQAEETLIAANARIGVAKAAYYPTISLTGLYGGESMALAKLFDGSAGIWSAALGLSMPIFDAGRTGARVDQATASQKESLANYRKTMQTAFKEVNDALVSLKEYADEESANNAQVVAARRAQELAQARYEAGYSGFMELLDAQRTTNTAQLSYLASRKNRLGAAVDLFKALGGGWLPSGS; this comes from the coding sequence ATGCACGCATTTGAACGAAACCTGCCGAAAATCCGCCTTGGCGCGGCGTTGACCGCTGCGCTGCTGCTCTCCGGCTGCGCCGTCGGCCCCGACTACCTACGCCCGAGCTACTGGTTTCCGGAACAGCACAAGGAAGCCGTGCCGGAAGCCCGTGCCGAGGCACCGATCAACCCGCAGTGGTGGACGCTGTTCGGCGATGCCGACCTGAACAACCTGGAGCAGCAGGCGCTGGACGCCAACCAGGACCTGCAGGCCGCGATCGCCCGCCTCGAGCGCGCCGAAGCCGTCGCCCGCGAAGCCGGTGCCGACTACCTGCCGACTGCCACACTGGGCGTCAATAGCGCACGCAACCAGATCAGCGGCGAAACCTTCAGCGGCCGCAACACCGGCCAGGCGACCTACAACAACACCCGGGCCGCCGCCTCGCTGAGCTATGAGCTCGATCTCTGGGGCCGCATCCGGCGCAACAACGAAGCCGCCCGCGCCGACGCCCTGGCCAGCCGTTTCGGCCGCGACACCGTGCGCCTGACGCTGACCGGCCAGGTTGCCAACGAGTATCTGGCGCTGCGCAGCCTCGACGCCCAGCTCGAAGTCACCAAAGACACGCTCGCCAGCCGCGAAAAAGCACTGCAGATCGTCAAGGCCCGTGTCGATGCCGGCTCGGCCGGGGCACTTGAGCAGTCGCAGGCGGAAAGCGCCCGCGCTGCCGCCCAGGCCCAGTGGAACCAGCTGCGCCGGCAACGCGCGATTTCGGAAAACCAGCTCGGCCTGCTCACCGGCCAGCCCGGCCTGAAAATCGCGGCCGCCAACCTCGACAAGCTGCCGCTGCCGCCGACGCCGCCGGTCGGCGTACCGTCCAGCCTGCTCGACGCGCGCCCCGACGTGCGCCAGGCCGAGGAAACGCTGATCGCGGCCAATGCCCGCATCGGCGTCGCCAAGGCCGCCTACTACCCGACGATCAGCCTGACCGGCCTCTACGGCGGCGAGAGCATGGCACTGGCCAAGCTCTTCGATGGCAGCGCCGGCATCTGGTCGGCCGCACTCGGCCTCTCAATGCCGATCTTCGACGCCGGCCGCACTGGCGCCCGGGTCGACCAGGCGACGGCGAGCCAGAAGGAAAGCCTGGCCAATTACCGCAAGACCATGCAGACCGCCTTCAAGGAAGTTAACGACGCCCTGGTCAGCCTCAAGGAATACGCCGACGAGGAAAGCGCCAACAACGCCCAGGTCGTCGCCGCCCGCCGCGCCCAGGAGCTGGCCCAGGCCCGCTACGAAGCCGGCTACTCCGGTTTCATGGAACTGCTCGACGCGCAACGTACGACCAACACGGCACAGCTGTCCTATCTTGCCAGCCGCAAAAATCGCCTCGGTGCGGCGGTCGACCTGTTCAAGGCGCTCGGCGGTGGCTGGCTGCCGAGCGGCAGCTGA
- a CDS encoding TetR family transcriptional regulator: protein MVRRTKEDALVTRNRILDTAVEVFNHKGVSQTSLNDIAREAGVTRGAIYWHFENKVAMFNAMIERLICPLMINAEDRDARIAANPLRFIREATEEFVGRMLSDTNFRKVFEIFWHKCEYVGEMATIRDSHLDEGENHIDILQRAFTLAREQGQIEHEMSPHQVTIGLISLIDGLLFNWTKNPAMFPLKEYAGPIVATYFRGLGARSGTL from the coding sequence ATGGTCAGAAGAACCAAGGAAGATGCCCTGGTGACCCGTAACCGCATCCTCGACACGGCCGTCGAGGTGTTCAATCACAAGGGCGTTTCGCAAACCTCGCTCAACGACATCGCCAGGGAAGCCGGCGTCACCCGTGGCGCCATCTACTGGCATTTCGAGAACAAGGTGGCGATGTTCAACGCCATGATCGAACGCCTGATCTGCCCTTTGATGATCAATGCGGAAGATCGTGATGCGCGCATCGCAGCCAACCCCCTGCGTTTCATTCGTGAAGCAACCGAGGAGTTTGTCGGCAGGATGCTGAGCGACACGAACTTTCGCAAGGTGTTCGAGATTTTCTGGCACAAATGCGAGTACGTCGGTGAAATGGCCACCATACGCGACAGCCACCTCGACGAGGGCGAGAACCACATCGACATTCTGCAACGGGCCTTCACGCTGGCCCGCGAGCAAGGCCAGATCGAGCACGAGATGAGCCCGCATCAGGTCACCATCGGCTTGATCAGCCTGATTGACGGCCTGCTCTTCAACTGGACCAAAAATCCGGCCATGTTCCCCCTCAAGGAATATGCCGGACCTATCGTGGCGACGTACTTCCGCGGTCTCGGCGCCCGCTCCGGGACGCTTTAG
- a CDS encoding ProQ/FINO family protein, with protein sequence MNTATATPDVAPSLSPRALLKKLQADFPVFRDSQPLAIGIDKQLLARLPDIERKTLRVALGIHTNSLRYLKVMEKATVRFDLDGNSADEVTDAHRAHALEAIRERLKKEADKRRAEKEAAAAEHAAAEAERQRTEKMGQLLAKFGRNS encoded by the coding sequence ATGAACACCGCTACCGCCACACCCGACGTCGCCCCCAGCCTGAGCCCGCGCGCCCTGCTCAAGAAGTTGCAGGCCGACTTCCCGGTTTTCCGCGACAGCCAGCCCCTGGCCATCGGCATCGACAAACAATTGCTGGCCCGCCTGCCCGACATCGAACGCAAGACACTGCGGGTTGCCCTCGGCATTCACACCAATTCGCTGCGTTATCTCAAGGTCATGGAAAAGGCGACGGTTCGCTTCGATCTTGATGGCAACAGCGCGGACGAAGTCACCGACGCGCATCGTGCCCATGCCCTCGAAGCCATCCGCGAACGCCTGAAGAAGGAAGCCGACAAGCGGCGCGCCGAAAAGGAAGCCGCCGCGGCCGAACATGCGGCAGCGGAAGCAGAACGTCAGCGCACGGAGAAGATGGGCCAACTCCTCGCCAAGTTCGGGCGCAACAGCTAA
- the ugpQ gene encoding glycerophosphodiester phosphodiesterase: MLPPLPRWFAHRGGGSLAPENTLAGIRLAARMGFRAVEFDVMLSADATPLLIHDETLVRTTNGSGRVCETPDAHLFSLDAGGGEPPPRFVEAALLCRQLGLLANVEIKPAQGHEVRTAEVLARMAADLWRDAAQMPLLSSFSLAALEIARDLAPEIPRGILFDRVPEDWLRQLHELQAVTLHCNAAHLTDDVLQEAGAAGIPVLCYTVNAAEKAKMLFARGVTALFTDRLDLFASETNDYKGLHSPG; this comes from the coding sequence ATGCTGCCGCCGCTGCCGCGCTGGTTTGCCCATCGCGGTGGCGGCTCTCTCGCTCCGGAAAACACGCTGGCCGGCATACGGCTGGCGGCCCGCATGGGATTCCGGGCGGTCGAGTTCGACGTCATGCTCAGCGCCGACGCTACGCCGCTGCTGATCCACGATGAAACCCTGGTGCGCACGACCAACGGCAGCGGCCGGGTCTGCGAAACGCCGGACGCACACCTGTTTTCCCTCGACGCCGGCGGCGGTGAGCCGCCACCGCGCTTTGTCGAAGCGGCGCTACTTTGCCGGCAGCTGGGTTTGCTGGCCAATGTCGAGATCAAGCCGGCGCAGGGGCATGAAGTCCGCACCGCCGAGGTGCTTGCCCGGATGGCCGCCGACTTGTGGCGCGATGCGGCGCAAATGCCTTTGCTTTCTTCATTTTCCCTGGCAGCACTGGAAATTGCCCGCGATCTGGCGCCGGAGATTCCGCGTGGCATCCTGTTTGATCGGGTGCCGGAGGACTGGCTGCGCCAGTTGCACGAACTGCAAGCGGTAACCCTGCACTGCAATGCCGCTCACCTGACCGACGATGTGTTGCAGGAAGCCGGGGCGGCCGGCATTCCCGTGCTTTGCTATACGGTCAACGCCGCTGAAAAGGCAAAAATGCTTTTCGCGCGTGGCGTGACTGCGTTGTTCACCGATCGTCTCGACCTGTTTGCGTCGGAAACAAACGATTACAAAGGCTTGCATTCTCCCGGCTGA
- a CDS encoding extracellular solute-binding protein, producing the protein MSHLIRPLFVAVSLALAFSANAAKPAKPAVKQAAKQAAAPVASPDFELAHNLGALGEEQLQAVVDRFNKENGGNLKLTRLEKGEKPAGLNLVRRYDMSDVLTQTKSFVPLYQMMAKAGQPLNLSDLSVDLKAGVVDAKGRLVALPLIYSTPVLFYNKNAFRKARLDPEQAPKTWFEMQGMLDKLQDAGYACPYTTSWPVWVHVDNVSAISGVPAISDKGALIFNGLPQVKHVAMMATWTKANYFKLFGRRDEASKHFREGECAMISTDSREHVDFRDAKGVELGVAALPYHDDVYGGRQNSLADGASLWVGAGRSAAEYKQAAKFVSFLLSPEMQVELVRVYGGLPLTSAGRAAARSKVLRDGDKTLEVAYASLKGKGASPASHVADADPVRIIANEELEAVWSDQKPAKAALDTSVTRGNAVLGAKPALKKAQPF; encoded by the coding sequence ATGTCGCATCTGATTCGTCCCTTGTTCGTAGCCGTCAGCCTGGCGCTGGCTTTTTCCGCCAATGCCGCCAAGCCGGCAAAGCCCGCTGTCAAGCAGGCCGCCAAGCAAGCTGCTGCGCCGGTCGCATCCCCCGATTTCGAGTTGGCGCACAATCTCGGGGCGCTTGGTGAAGAGCAGCTGCAGGCGGTGGTTGATCGCTTCAACAAGGAAAACGGTGGCAACCTGAAGCTGACGCGTCTGGAAAAAGGTGAAAAGCCGGCCGGGCTCAATCTGGTTCGTCGTTACGACATGAGCGACGTGCTGACCCAGACCAAGAGCTTCGTGCCTCTCTACCAAATGATGGCCAAGGCCGGTCAGCCACTCAATCTGAGCGATCTCTCGGTCGATCTGAAGGCCGGTGTCGTCGATGCCAAGGGGCGTCTGGTTGCCCTGCCGCTGATTTATTCGACGCCGGTCCTGTTCTACAACAAGAACGCTTTCCGCAAGGCCAGGCTGGATCCGGAGCAGGCGCCGAAGACCTGGTTCGAGATGCAGGGCATGCTCGACAAGTTGCAGGACGCGGGCTACGCCTGCCCCTACACGACCTCGTGGCCGGTCTGGGTGCATGTCGATAACGTCAGCGCCATCTCCGGTGTGCCGGCGATCAGCGACAAGGGCGCGCTGATCTTCAACGGTCTGCCGCAGGTCAAGCATGTGGCGATGATGGCAACCTGGACCAAGGCCAATTACTTCAAGCTCTTTGGTCGCCGCGATGAAGCCAGCAAGCATTTCCGCGAAGGCGAGTGCGCCATGATCAGTACCGACTCGCGCGAGCATGTCGATTTCCGCGACGCCAAGGGTGTCGAGCTCGGTGTGGCGGCGCTGCCGTATCACGACGACGTTTATGGCGGGCGTCAGAACTCGCTGGCTGACGGCGCGTCGCTGTGGGTCGGGGCAGGCCGTTCGGCGGCTGAATACAAGCAGGCAGCCAAGTTCGTGTCCTTCCTGCTGTCGCCGGAAATGCAGGTTGAATTGGTGCGTGTCTATGGCGGCTTGCCGCTCACCTCGGCCGGTCGTGCCGCTGCCCGCAGCAAGGTTCTGCGTGATGGCGACAAGACGCTGGAAGTGGCTTATGCCTCGCTCAAGGGCAAGGGCGCCTCGCCGGCTTCGCATGTGGCCGATGCCGACCCGGTGCGCATCATTGCCAACGAAGAGCTGGAAGCCGTCTGGAGTGACCAGAAGCCGGCCAAGGCAGCGCTCGATACGTCGGTGACGCGCGGCAATGCCGTGCTCGGTGCCAAGCCGGCATTGAAAAAGGCGCAGCCCTTCTGA